The proteins below come from a single Caenibius sp. WL genomic window:
- a CDS encoding YfaZ family protein: MRKGLLSAAAIALAATTFAAAPAMANEARVEARGGVIWNGSDSEAIAGVAAGYDVDVGQKTFVGVEVSGDKILTDHTRVSFGASARAGAKLGEAGKLYAVGGYATKPCRFCEDSFNLGAGYQHNFGRNFYGKVEYRHNFIGDGVKDNDVAGVGLGVRF, from the coding sequence ATGCGTAAAGGACTTCTCTCGGCTGCCGCCATCGCTCTTGCCGCCACGACGTTCGCCGCCGCGCCGGCCATGGCCAACGAAGCCCGCGTCGAGGCGCGCGGCGGCGTGATCTGGAACGGCAGCGATAGCGAAGCCATCGCGGGCGTTGCCGCCGGTTACGATGTCGATGTCGGCCAGAAGACTTTCGTCGGCGTGGAAGTGTCGGGCGACAAAATCCTGACCGACCATACCCGCGTTTCCTTCGGCGCTTCGGCACGCGCCGGGGCCAAGCTGGGTGAAGCGGGCAAGCTCTACGCCGTTGGCGGCTATGCCACCAAACCGTGCCGGTTCTGCGAAGATTCCTTCAATCTCGGCGCGGGTTACCAGCACAATTTCGGCCGGAACTTCTATGGCAAGGTCGAATATCGCCACAATTTCATCGGCGATGGCGTGAAGGACAACGACGTTGCCGGTGTGGGGCTGGGCGTGCGCTTCTAA
- a CDS encoding phosphoribosylanthranilate isomerase, translated as MNAPLIKICGIATPAALDASIVARADFVGFVFFPPSPRNVTPSDAQALAARTGGRAKKVGLFVDADDRDIADAVQAANLDAIQLHGNETPERVAQVKARFARPVWKALPVASAHDVERALGYHTAADLILFDAKTPTDATRPGGMGLVFDWSLLAGYGHPGRWGLAGGLNPANVGDAIRITGTGLVDTSSGVESAPGVKDAARIAAFCAAVRAG; from the coding sequence ATGAACGCCCCCCTCATCAAGATCTGCGGCATTGCAACGCCCGCAGCACTGGACGCCAGCATCGTGGCCCGGGCCGATTTCGTGGGTTTCGTGTTCTTCCCCCCTTCCCCCCGCAACGTGACGCCGAGCGATGCGCAAGCGCTGGCCGCGCGCACGGGCGGCCGCGCAAAGAAGGTGGGGCTGTTCGTCGATGCCGACGACAGGGACATCGCCGATGCCGTGCAGGCGGCGAATCTCGATGCGATCCAGCTCCACGGCAACGAAACGCCCGAGCGGGTGGCGCAGGTCAAAGCCCGATTCGCCCGGCCGGTGTGGAAAGCGCTGCCGGTCGCCTCCGCCCATGATGTCGAGCGGGCGCTGGGCTATCACACTGCCGCCGATCTGATCCTGTTCGACGCCAAGACCCCCACCGACGCCACCCGGCCCGGCGGCATGGGGCTGGTGTTCGACTGGTCTCTGCTCGCCGGATATGGCCACCCGGGGCGCTGGGGCCTTGCCGGGGGCCTGAACCCCGCCAATGTCGGCGATGCGATCCGGATCACCGGCACGGGATTGGTCGATACCTCCTCGGGCGTCGAAAGCGCGCCCGGGGTCAAGGACGCGGCCCGGATCGCGGCCTTCTGCGCCGCCGTCCGCGCAGGCTGA